One window from the genome of Mycolicibacterium gadium encodes:
- a CDS encoding NAD(P)H-dependent amine dehydrogenase family protein, producing the protein MQWATGAVGTPALAELIENPDFQLVGVLVYDPAKAGQDAGALCGLPPTTGVLATTDKEEILALRPDVVIHAASKAHAVETNAEDICRLLGSGINVITTTSYNHLPTYGAETESAFVEACRTGGSRFHAAGENPGFMFERLVATVTALSKTIDRIDLYEATDVSAVDSRPMLVDLMGMGRPPEDVSADSPIIKKLDLAYRQALNATADVLGITLSHVDVSVDATTLPHDIEVRAGTIEAGTVVGQRFSWVGHWSGRPLLAIHEEWVLTRDLPQWGLKPLAPGEKAPLIRAVIKGTPSFELQLDVGFDEKPADGTHAQPGHLMIAMGAVRAIPDVLAAPPGVVAAPVFGAIQLRSD; encoded by the coding sequence GTGCAGTGGGCAACCGGCGCGGTCGGAACCCCCGCGTTGGCGGAATTGATCGAGAATCCCGATTTCCAGCTCGTTGGTGTGCTGGTGTACGACCCGGCCAAAGCCGGTCAGGATGCTGGGGCCCTATGCGGCCTACCCCCCACCACGGGCGTGCTGGCCACCACAGACAAAGAGGAGATCCTGGCATTGCGGCCCGACGTGGTCATCCACGCGGCGAGCAAGGCACATGCCGTCGAAACCAATGCCGAGGACATCTGCCGACTCCTCGGGTCGGGAATAAATGTCATCACCACGACCTCCTACAACCATCTGCCCACCTACGGAGCCGAGACCGAGTCCGCGTTCGTCGAAGCCTGCCGCACCGGCGGATCCCGTTTCCACGCTGCGGGTGAAAACCCTGGCTTCATGTTCGAGCGCCTCGTCGCGACGGTGACCGCGCTGTCGAAGACGATCGACCGCATCGACCTGTACGAGGCCACCGATGTGTCGGCCGTCGACAGCAGGCCCATGCTCGTAGATCTGATGGGCATGGGCCGTCCGCCCGAGGACGTCAGCGCCGACTCGCCGATCATCAAGAAGCTCGACCTCGCCTACCGGCAGGCGCTCAATGCCACGGCGGACGTTCTGGGTATCACGCTGTCGCATGTCGATGTGTCGGTGGACGCCACGACGCTGCCCCACGACATCGAGGTCCGCGCAGGCACGATCGAAGCGGGAACGGTCGTCGGTCAACGCTTCTCGTGGGTGGGGCACTGGTCAGGCCGGCCACTGCTCGCCATCCACGAGGAATGGGTGCTGACGCGCGACCTGCCGCAATGGGGATTGAAGCCGCTGGCACCGGGCGAGAAGGCGCCGTTGATCCGGGCCGTCATCAAGGGCACACCGAGCTTCGAACTACAGCTGGACGTCGGGTTCGACGAGAAGCCGGCCGACGGCACGCACGCGCAGCCCGGTCATCTCATGATCGCGATGGGCGCGGTACGGGCGATACCCGATGTGCTGGCCGCGCCGCCGGGTGTTGTGGCGGCGCCGGTGTTCGGGGCGATCCAACTGAGATCCGACTAA
- a CDS encoding ABC transporter substrate-binding protein, which yields MADDDVRAYGSVAPLKVGLLNDYPTRAGTDNDTVDSLRLVFDEAVASGLVDRPIELIERNVIGLPNGTYQAVEQGYDELVTEGCLAIFGPYVSDNAVPLAAHANRIAKVPNIILSGSEGALTEWTFALNNGSMPEEPVMLAAVMLGDGRSRIAIAYEASLIGKEYLAFAEKAYAAAGLKVVTTVAIPQVEADKAVAVKELRDAEPDALVHVGFGHGLWGFSDALLADDWDPPRYTTTAFEMAHISAEWRHHLRGWIGLDSYDERNTIGQAFLDRFEARYGRRPGHSMPGLAHDVATVIVRGLAAARPLTGSGVKDGIEQVKLVPSASGAPGTFLRFGRFIRQGWLGSDYLIARRVLPDGSAHVFHSAPSDHISLAVGVGSS from the coding sequence ATGGCAGACGATGACGTTCGCGCGTACGGCTCAGTGGCACCGCTCAAAGTCGGCTTGCTCAACGACTATCCGACGCGGGCCGGAACCGACAACGACACTGTGGACAGCTTGCGGCTGGTGTTCGACGAGGCCGTCGCCTCCGGGCTCGTCGACCGGCCGATTGAACTGATAGAGCGCAACGTGATCGGGCTGCCCAATGGCACGTACCAGGCGGTTGAGCAGGGCTACGACGAGTTGGTGACCGAAGGGTGCCTGGCGATCTTCGGGCCGTATGTGTCCGACAACGCGGTCCCCCTTGCTGCGCACGCCAACCGCATCGCCAAGGTCCCCAACATCATCCTGTCAGGCTCCGAAGGCGCACTGACTGAATGGACGTTCGCACTCAACAACGGGTCGATGCCGGAAGAGCCCGTCATGCTGGCGGCGGTGATGCTCGGCGACGGCAGATCCCGGATCGCGATCGCCTACGAGGCATCGTTGATCGGCAAAGAGTACCTCGCATTCGCGGAGAAGGCCTACGCGGCCGCTGGTTTGAAAGTCGTTACGACGGTTGCTATTCCGCAGGTCGAGGCCGACAAGGCCGTCGCGGTGAAAGAGCTCCGGGATGCCGAACCCGACGCTCTTGTGCACGTGGGCTTCGGCCACGGGCTGTGGGGTTTCTCCGACGCGTTGCTCGCCGACGATTGGGATCCACCGCGGTATACGACCACCGCCTTCGAGATGGCGCACATCAGCGCCGAGTGGAGGCACCATCTACGCGGCTGGATCGGACTCGACAGCTACGACGAGCGCAACACCATCGGACAAGCGTTCCTGGACCGGTTCGAGGCCCGTTACGGTCGCAGGCCAGGCCACTCCATGCCCGGACTCGCTCACGACGTCGCGACGGTGATCGTGCGCGGGCTTGCGGCCGCCCGACCACTGACCGGCTCAGGGGTCAAGGACGGTATCGAGCAGGTGAAGCTCGTGCCGTCAGCCAGCGGCGCGCCCGGCACGTTCCTGCGCTTCGGCCGCTTCATCCGGCAGGGTTGGCTGGGGTCGGATTACCTGATCGCCCGCAGGGTGCTGCCGGACGGCAGCGCTCACGTGTTCCACTCGGCGCCAAGTGACCACATCTCACTCGCGGTGGGAGTCGGCAGCTCCTAG
- a CDS encoding NAD(P)H-dependent amine dehydrogenase family protein, with translation MPVDTTTRKKYRVIQWGMGNVGTLALRHMAHNPTFDVVGVLCNRPEKVGRDAGELVGVAPIGVSATTDKDALEALDADCVFYAPLWSDVDEICRLLRGGKSVVASGGAWWHRTETNGADIDKIEAACQEGRTSFHGGGIHPGYAADLLVLTLARIVGKTDHIHIYEAVNFNKDTLKYLDEMGFGKTPDEFAKGNLFADAWSLFAQSLTMVVEGLGKTVEKFTTDVELGLAVRDIPYEGSADMDMPGLKGVIKPGTVASQHHIWTAWVDGRPFITLHELYSFTDHDAIEPKPDWEPYYHYRIVIEGDPGTELILRGDQHARDTAKPGYVGYAWTAMEPVNSIPAICDAPPGFKAHSDLGLMPVIGIVR, from the coding sequence ATGCCTGTCGACACGACCACCAGAAAGAAGTACCGCGTCATCCAGTGGGGCATGGGCAATGTCGGGACACTCGCATTACGCCATATGGCCCACAATCCGACCTTCGACGTCGTCGGCGTGCTGTGCAATCGTCCCGAGAAGGTCGGCAGGGACGCGGGTGAGCTCGTCGGGGTCGCACCCATCGGTGTCTCGGCCACCACCGACAAGGACGCCCTTGAGGCGCTCGACGCCGACTGCGTCTTCTATGCACCACTGTGGTCGGACGTCGACGAGATCTGCCGGCTACTGCGCGGCGGCAAGAGCGTCGTCGCCTCGGGCGGTGCGTGGTGGCACCGAACCGAGACCAACGGCGCAGACATCGACAAGATCGAAGCCGCCTGCCAAGAAGGACGGACGTCGTTCCACGGCGGCGGCATCCATCCGGGCTACGCCGCAGATCTATTGGTCCTCACGCTTGCCCGCATCGTCGGCAAGACCGACCACATCCACATCTACGAAGCGGTGAATTTCAACAAGGACACCTTGAAATACCTCGACGAAATGGGATTCGGAAAGACACCAGACGAGTTCGCCAAGGGCAATCTCTTCGCGGACGCGTGGTCGCTTTTCGCGCAGTCGCTGACCATGGTCGTGGAAGGTCTCGGCAAGACCGTCGAGAAGTTCACGACGGATGTCGAACTCGGCCTCGCCGTCCGTGACATCCCGTACGAGGGCTCGGCCGACATGGACATGCCCGGCCTGAAAGGGGTGATCAAGCCGGGGACCGTCGCGTCCCAGCATCACATCTGGACGGCTTGGGTAGACGGACGGCCATTCATCACGCTGCATGAGCTGTACTCGTTCACCGACCACGACGCGATCGAGCCCAAGCCCGACTGGGAGCCCTACTACCACTACCGGATCGTGATCGAAGGCGACCCCGGCACCGAGTTGATCCTTCGCGGCGACCAGCACGCTCGCGACACCGCCAAGCCCGGCTACGTCGGTTACGCGTGGACGGCCATGGAGCCGGTCAACTCGATTCCGGCAATCTGCGACGCGCCACCCGGCTTCAAGGCCCACAGCGATCTAGGGCTCATGCCCGTGATCGGGATCGTGCGCTGA
- a CDS encoding TetR/AcrR family transcriptional regulator, giving the protein MAKRGGTDVERRARGDQTRSDLVDAGRALFVEKGYFGTSISDLVTRSGVGTRGAFYHHFKDKAELFRAVFEDVERDLTLRSLASPPPGADAWERLSTGMRGFLESALEPEVQRVMLLDGPVVLGWQTLRAIEEGNSIALINEMVAEAIADGIIDDHPVGELTHLLVAAVEEAALLVAHADKPAKARERATQVLDRLLLSFAVEPRKVLRR; this is encoded by the coding sequence ATGGCCAAGCGTGGTGGCACCGATGTCGAGCGCCGGGCGCGTGGAGATCAGACCAGAAGCGATCTCGTCGACGCCGGACGCGCATTGTTCGTCGAGAAGGGATATTTCGGGACCAGCATCTCGGATCTGGTGACGAGGTCCGGGGTCGGCACGCGAGGCGCCTTCTACCACCACTTCAAGGACAAGGCGGAACTGTTTCGCGCGGTGTTCGAGGACGTGGAGCGCGACCTGACGCTGCGCTCACTGGCGTCGCCGCCGCCCGGCGCGGATGCGTGGGAACGACTGTCCACCGGCATGCGCGGCTTTCTCGAATCGGCGCTGGAGCCCGAAGTGCAGCGCGTGATGCTACTCGACGGTCCGGTCGTGCTGGGCTGGCAGACACTGCGCGCCATCGAGGAAGGCAACAGCATCGCCCTGATCAACGAAATGGTGGCCGAGGCCATCGCTGACGGCATCATCGATGACCACCCCGTCGGCGAGCTGACTCACCTCTTAGTGGCCGCAGTCGAGGAGGCAGCCCTACTCGTCGCCCATGCCGACAAGCCCGCCAAGGCGCGAGAGAGGGCGACCCAAGTCCTCGACCGCCTGCTGCTGAGTTTCGCCGTCGAACCGCGAAAAGTACTGCGCCGGTAA
- a CDS encoding SDR family oxidoreductase translates to MADVPPLRVAVVGASAGLGRCIGIGLAAKGVRVAFLARRRDRLENAAKEAGEGALAVACDVTEGAACRNAIAEVVDAFGGLDALVYTTGVGVLSPLADVDAEQWAKLFATNVTGASLITAAAAPHLAAAAGSAIYLSSLSASYSAPWPMLGAYAVSKAALDKLVEAWRIEHPNIGFTRLAVGDCFGGEGDSQTEFNKTWDAEALEKAIRLWMDRGEMQGGLVEADHLVDVVHSVLRCGNSSFIPYLTLAPRPSGAVAELRQW, encoded by the coding sequence ATGGCAGACGTACCGCCGCTGAGAGTTGCCGTCGTCGGCGCATCTGCGGGGCTGGGCCGGTGCATCGGCATCGGCCTGGCTGCGAAGGGCGTACGCGTCGCCTTTCTGGCCCGCCGACGTGACCGGCTGGAGAACGCCGCCAAAGAGGCGGGCGAAGGCGCGCTCGCCGTTGCTTGCGATGTCACCGAGGGTGCGGCCTGCCGAAATGCGATCGCAGAGGTCGTTGACGCATTCGGTGGTCTCGATGCACTCGTGTACACAACCGGCGTCGGCGTGCTCTCCCCGCTGGCCGATGTCGACGCCGAACAGTGGGCGAAGTTGTTCGCCACCAACGTCACCGGCGCCTCCCTGATCACCGCTGCCGCCGCACCTCACTTGGCTGCCGCTGCAGGTTCGGCGATATACCTCTCTTCGCTCAGCGCTTCATACTCGGCGCCCTGGCCGATGCTGGGTGCGTATGCAGTCTCGAAAGCTGCACTGGACAAGCTAGTCGAGGCGTGGCGCATCGAGCATCCGAACATCGGCTTCACCCGACTGGCGGTCGGCGATTGTTTCGGCGGCGAAGGCGACTCACAAACCGAATTCAACAAGACCTGGGATGCCGAAGCACTGGAAAAGGCGATCCGGTTGTGGATGGATCGCGGCGAGATGCAGGGCGGCTTGGTCGAGGCTGACCACCTCGTCGATGTCGTGCACTCGGTACTTCGTTGCGGCAATAGCAGCTTCATCCCCTATTTGACCCTGGCTCCTCGGCCGTCCGGTGCCGTGGCCGAACTTCGACAATGGTGA
- a CDS encoding aldehyde dehydrogenase family protein — protein MLIDGKLVESETGRQFDNINPATEEVLGGASDGTRADMERAVAAARHAFDNTDWSRDGEARAAALRQLQAALEAEREELRGELIAEVGCPLLSTFGPQLDVPLKEALSWPADMISQFPWKRTLPDKDAFGMGTPAAREVWKEPIGVVGVVTPWNFPLEIILNKLGPILAMGNTVVLKPAPDTPWNATRIGRIIAEQTDIPPGVVNIVTSSDHLVGEVLSTSPLVDMVAFTGSTATGRRIMAAASETVKPTFLELGGKSVYLVLDEESVDTTVGGSAFISMHAGQGCAMPTRLLVPNSRYEDAVEIVKVAMEKNKYGDPTDPSVLQGPQVSKRQQERVLGYIEKGKQEGARLVTGGGVPQHLSKGYFVEPTVFADVDNAMTIAQEEIFGPVLSVIGFDDDDDAVRIANDSIYGLSGVVFADDLERAKGVASRIRTGTLGINGGLWYGADAPFGGYKQSGIGRQCGIEGLEIFTETKTVGWPAS, from the coding sequence ATGCTCATCGACGGCAAGCTTGTCGAATCTGAAACCGGACGCCAATTCGACAACATCAATCCGGCGACGGAAGAAGTGCTCGGCGGCGCGTCTGATGGCACGCGCGCCGACATGGAACGTGCAGTGGCCGCCGCGCGCCACGCCTTCGACAACACCGACTGGTCGCGCGACGGCGAGGCCCGCGCGGCCGCTCTGCGTCAACTCCAGGCGGCGCTGGAGGCCGAGCGTGAGGAGCTGCGTGGCGAATTGATCGCCGAAGTTGGCTGCCCACTGCTCAGCACGTTCGGACCGCAGCTCGACGTACCGCTCAAAGAGGCGCTGAGCTGGCCCGCCGATATGATCAGCCAGTTCCCGTGGAAACGAACGCTTCCGGACAAGGACGCGTTCGGGATGGGCACACCGGCCGCACGTGAAGTCTGGAAGGAACCGATCGGCGTGGTCGGCGTCGTCACGCCCTGGAACTTCCCGCTCGAGATCATCCTCAACAAGCTCGGTCCCATTCTCGCGATGGGTAACACCGTTGTGCTCAAACCCGCTCCCGATACACCGTGGAATGCCACCCGGATCGGACGGATCATTGCCGAGCAGACGGACATCCCGCCGGGCGTGGTCAACATCGTCACGTCGTCTGATCACCTTGTCGGCGAGGTCCTCTCCACATCGCCGTTGGTCGACATGGTGGCGTTCACCGGATCGACCGCGACCGGTCGACGCATCATGGCTGCCGCTTCGGAAACTGTGAAGCCGACATTCCTCGAACTCGGCGGTAAGTCGGTGTACCTCGTTCTCGACGAGGAAAGCGTCGACACTACCGTCGGTGGTTCAGCGTTCATTTCCATGCACGCCGGCCAAGGCTGTGCGATGCCCACCCGTCTCTTGGTGCCGAATTCCCGGTACGAGGACGCCGTCGAGATCGTCAAAGTCGCGATGGAGAAGAACAAGTACGGCGATCCGACGGATCCCTCGGTGCTACAGGGACCACAGGTGTCCAAGCGGCAGCAGGAGCGGGTGCTCGGATACATCGAGAAGGGCAAGCAGGAGGGCGCGCGACTCGTCACCGGCGGCGGTGTGCCCCAACACCTTTCCAAGGGTTACTTCGTCGAACCGACGGTCTTCGCGGACGTGGACAACGCCATGACGATCGCCCAGGAGGAGATCTTCGGCCCGGTGCTCTCGGTTATCGGTTTCGACGACGACGACGACGCGGTGCGCATTGCCAACGACTCGATCTACGGCCTGTCCGGGGTGGTGTTCGCCGACGACCTGGAACGTGCGAAGGGCGTGGCCAGCCGTATCCGGACCGGCACGCTCGGCATCAACGGCGGCCTGTGGTACGGCGCTGACGCGCCATTTGGTGGCTATAAGCAGTCCGGCATCGGGCGGCAGTGCGGCATCGAAGGTCTGGAGATCTTCACCGAAACCAAGACCGTCGGCTGGCCGGCGTCATAG
- a CDS encoding NDMA-dependent alcohol dehydrogenase, whose product MRSKAAVLRGVGVDWEVTEVELDPPHAGEVLVKMAYAGVCHSDEHFYTGDSVPSKDMEEMMRAAGVPVPEWFPMLGGHEGSGVVEEVGDGVTTLKPGDHVAISFFPACGSCRFCVTGQTYLCDVGADIYSKEMTTDHTRRRHLGDEDLMAMMQVGTFSEYVVASERSLVKINDWIPLEAASLVSCGVTTGFGSGSVAAGTEVGDTVVVVGVGGIGMNAVQGAKAAGAKHIVAVDPNEFKRDVAPSFGATHTAVDAGAAVDLVKEITWGVMADRVVLTPGVVPPDLILVAMMLLRKGGTCVLTGMGKVTDMMVPLVMGDMVSSCKTLKGVLYGSMNPREAMPRLLSMYEAGTLKLDELVTQKYKLDDINEAMRDLRAGKNIRGVIAFEE is encoded by the coding sequence ATGAGATCAAAGGCCGCAGTCCTGCGCGGAGTCGGCGTGGACTGGGAAGTCACCGAAGTCGAACTCGACCCCCCGCACGCGGGCGAAGTGCTGGTCAAGATGGCCTATGCCGGTGTCTGCCATTCCGACGAGCACTTCTACACCGGAGACAGCGTGCCGAGCAAGGACATGGAGGAGATGATGCGGGCGGCCGGTGTGCCGGTGCCCGAGTGGTTCCCCATGCTCGGCGGACACGAAGGCTCGGGCGTTGTCGAGGAGGTCGGCGACGGCGTGACGACGCTCAAACCCGGTGACCACGTAGCGATCTCGTTCTTCCCCGCCTGCGGAAGTTGTCGTTTCTGCGTCACGGGTCAGACCTACCTCTGCGATGTCGGCGCCGACATCTACAGCAAGGAGATGACGACCGACCACACGCGTAGGCGTCACCTCGGCGACGAAGATCTCATGGCGATGATGCAGGTCGGCACCTTCTCCGAATATGTCGTCGCCTCCGAACGGTCACTGGTGAAGATCAACGACTGGATTCCACTGGAGGCGGCGTCGCTGGTGTCATGCGGCGTGACAACAGGTTTCGGTTCGGGGTCGGTGGCCGCAGGTACGGAGGTCGGCGACACGGTCGTGGTCGTAGGTGTCGGCGGCATCGGGATGAACGCCGTCCAAGGGGCCAAGGCTGCGGGCGCGAAACACATTGTCGCGGTTGATCCGAACGAGTTCAAACGCGACGTCGCGCCCTCGTTCGGCGCCACACACACCGCTGTCGACGCCGGCGCCGCGGTCGACCTCGTCAAGGAGATCACCTGGGGTGTCATGGCCGATCGCGTCGTGCTCACACCGGGTGTCGTGCCGCCGGATCTCATCCTGGTGGCGATGATGTTGCTGCGCAAAGGGGGCACGTGCGTGCTCACCGGCATGGGCAAGGTGACCGACATGATGGTGCCGCTGGTCATGGGTGACATGGTCAGCTCATGCAAGACGCTCAAGGGCGTGCTTTACGGGTCGATGAACCCGCGCGAAGCAATGCCCCGCCTGCTGTCGATGTACGAAGCTGGCACACTGAAGCTCGATGAACTCGTCACGCAAAAGTACAAACTCGACGACATCAACGAAGCGATGAGAGACCTCCGCGCGGGCAAGAACATCCGGGGTGTGATCGCGTTCGAGGAGTGA
- a CDS encoding alpha/beta hydrolase, which translates to MNSRSDSERRRPTPCSTMRWLMRASPSDLLLATSAAAASLPLVGRHVQRAGSFAAMGVWGSRYAGDFAVATRRRLAPDTSGIRKRERSMTDGAVVGALSAFVPRSDFTDTRDKSDQLPPLLRASTHRRAIYRSTVQYGPLPSQVLDVWRSRDLPDEPAPVLVFVPGGGWIHGSRRMQGYALMSHLAAQGWVCLSIDYRVAPKSPWPAHLIDVKTAVSWAREHAQEFGGDRNFIAIGGASAGGHLAALAGLTANDAPAEVGLPVEANTSVDAVVSLYGRYDWEDRSTPERVRFMDFLERVVVAGTAARYPDVFRQASPIALVHRSAPPFFVVHGTADWIIPVDQAQSFVERLRSVSDSAVCYLELPGAGHAFDLVDGTRTGPAVAAVGMFLNQVRRNSLLTKAV; encoded by the coding sequence ATGAATTCACGCTCGGACAGCGAGCGCCGCCGACCGACGCCATGTTCAACCATGCGGTGGCTTATGCGCGCAAGTCCCTCGGATCTCCTGTTGGCCACAAGTGCGGCGGCCGCATCGTTGCCGTTGGTCGGGCGCCATGTGCAACGCGCCGGCTCTTTCGCCGCGATGGGCGTGTGGGGCAGCCGATACGCCGGCGACTTCGCCGTGGCTACGCGCCGACGTCTCGCGCCGGACACCTCCGGCATCCGTAAGCGCGAGCGCAGCATGACAGACGGCGCCGTAGTCGGCGCCCTCAGCGCTTTTGTTCCACGGTCGGATTTCACTGATACGCGGGACAAATCCGACCAGTTGCCGCCTCTGTTGAGAGCGTCCACCCATCGCCGCGCGATCTACCGGAGCACTGTGCAGTACGGTCCGCTGCCTTCACAGGTACTCGACGTGTGGCGTTCGAGGGATCTTCCAGACGAACCTGCCCCCGTCCTTGTGTTCGTGCCCGGTGGCGGATGGATCCACGGCAGTCGGCGGATGCAGGGATATGCGCTGATGTCACACCTCGCCGCGCAGGGTTGGGTGTGTCTGTCCATCGACTATCGGGTGGCACCGAAGAGCCCGTGGCCGGCACATCTGATCGACGTCAAGACCGCCGTGTCCTGGGCGCGAGAACATGCGCAGGAATTCGGTGGTGATCGGAACTTCATCGCGATCGGCGGCGCCTCGGCGGGTGGACATCTCGCGGCGTTAGCCGGATTGACGGCGAACGACGCGCCAGCCGAGGTCGGCCTTCCGGTCGAGGCGAACACCTCGGTCGACGCGGTGGTGTCCCTCTACGGGCGTTACGACTGGGAGGACAGGTCCACCCCAGAACGCGTGCGCTTCATGGACTTTCTGGAGCGTGTAGTGGTAGCGGGCACAGCAGCGCGGTATCCCGACGTGTTCCGCCAGGCATCGCCGATCGCCCTCGTGCACCGCAGCGCTCCACCATTCTTCGTGGTCCACGGCACGGCGGACTGGATCATTCCGGTGGACCAGGCTCAGAGTTTCGTCGAGAGGCTGCGCTCGGTATCGGATTCCGCCGTCTGCTATCTGGAGCTACCAGGCGCCGGTCACGCATTCGATCTCGTCGATGGAACACGCACCGGTCCCGCCGTGGCTGCCGTTGGAATGTTCCTGAATCAGGTGCGGCGCAACAGCCTTCTCACGAAAGCCGTGTGA
- a CDS encoding lysophospholipid acyltransferase family protein yields MGWLRPLLKAYHRIEVRGLEALPQSGALIVSNHSGGLFAIDVPIFASEYYQRFGYDRPVYTLSHDVLLSGPQAGALQRTGFIRASHDNAEEALRSGGLVVVFPGGDHDVYRPTRGANTIDFAGRKGYVKAAVNAGVPIVPAVGIGGQETQLFLSRGTWLAKALRLDKLMRVKIIPLSFGVPFGLSAVLPLNLPMPSKIVIQVLPPIDVVERFGDDPDIDAVDAHVRSVMQEALDDLADQRRLPVIG; encoded by the coding sequence ATGGGCTGGCTTCGCCCCTTGCTGAAGGCTTATCACCGCATCGAAGTCCGTGGTCTGGAGGCACTGCCTCAGAGTGGTGCACTCATAGTGTCCAACCACTCAGGCGGGCTCTTCGCCATTGATGTACCGATATTTGCGTCCGAGTACTACCAGCGATTCGGCTACGACCGACCGGTATACACCCTGAGTCACGACGTGCTGCTGTCGGGTCCGCAGGCAGGGGCGCTGCAGCGGACCGGGTTCATTCGTGCCTCCCACGACAACGCCGAGGAAGCGTTGCGCTCGGGCGGCCTGGTGGTGGTGTTTCCGGGCGGGGACCACGATGTGTACCGGCCGACACGCGGCGCCAACACAATCGACTTCGCGGGCCGCAAAGGGTACGTGAAGGCGGCCGTCAACGCCGGAGTCCCCATCGTTCCTGCCGTGGGAATCGGGGGCCAGGAGACCCAGCTGTTTCTATCGCGGGGCACTTGGCTGGCTAAGGCGCTTCGTCTGGACAAACTGATGCGGGTCAAGATTATTCCGTTGTCGTTCGGAGTTCCCTTCGGGCTGTCCGCGGTGTTACCACTGAACCTTCCGATGCCGTCGAAAATCGTGATTCAGGTGCTACCGCCGATCGACGTGGTTGAGCGATTTGGCGACGACCCCGATATCGACGCGGTCGACGCACACGTACGGTCGGTCATGCAGGAAGCGCTGGACGACTTGGCGGACCAACGCCGCCTTCCCGTGATCGGTTGA